In a single window of the Acetivibrio clariflavus DSM 19732 genome:
- a CDS encoding vitamin B12 dependent-methionine synthase activation domain-containing protein, protein MYDSGKLKYFEYIPSRPSEGMILTRLGYRKTKTVLDEEYKKKLNRMINEGFLMCKTRGIFGRYAIIEKNDKYVKLENGLTFEGTGLAKLLNNSIEVVLMASTVGREITDKIHYEVENGNASFGVVLDAVASETADAALDWMVDYINNLIRREGKTLTKMRYSPGYGDLPLFNQKKIFDALGLEKLGLSITERYMLVPEKSVIAIAGIEGIE, encoded by the coding sequence GTGTATGACAGCGGTAAGCTTAAGTATTTTGAGTATATTCCTTCAAGACCGAGTGAAGGCATGATTCTTACAAGGCTTGGTTATAGAAAGACCAAAACGGTTTTGGATGAAGAGTATAAAAAGAAGTTAAACAGGATGATAAATGAAGGTTTTCTAATGTGCAAAACCCGGGGGATTTTCGGAAGGTATGCCATTATAGAAAAAAACGATAAGTATGTTAAGCTTGAGAATGGATTGACGTTTGAAGGTACAGGTCTTGCAAAGCTTTTAAATAACAGTATTGAGGTTGTTTTAATGGCATCTACCGTTGGAAGAGAGATAACCGATAAAATCCATTACGAGGTCGAAAATGGTAATGCATCCTTTGGTGTTGTTTTAGATGCTGTGGCATCGGAGACAGCAGATGCAGCTTTAGACTGGATGGTTGACTATATAAACAATTTGATCAGAAGAGAGGGAAAAACTCTCACAAAAATGCGATACAGTCCTGGATACGGAGATCTTCCGTTGTTTAATCAAAAGAAGATTTTTGATGCTTTAGGACTGGAAAAGCTCGGATTAAGCATTACCGAAAGGTATATGCTGGTACCGGAAAAGTCTGTAATTGCAATAGCTGGAATAGAGGGGATTGAATAG
- a CDS encoding spore coat protein, whose amino-acid sequence MQDKEMVNDLLSQINSSITGYANVISQTENPQLRQTIQQIRNNCETFQYDLFKLAQQKGYYQPAQRASQEDIMVVKNQLSNS is encoded by the coding sequence ATGCAAGATAAAGAAATGGTAAACGATCTGTTATCGCAAATAAACAGCAGTATTACAGGATATGCAAATGTAATATCCCAGACTGAAAACCCTCAACTTCGTCAAACTATACAGCAGATAAGAAACAATTGTGAAACTTTCCAATACGATTTGTTTAAACTGGCTCAACAAAAAGGTTACTATCAACCTGCTCAAAGAGCAAGCCAAGAAGATATAATGGTGGTTAAAAACCAGTTAAGCAACAGCTAA
- a CDS encoding TraR/DksA C4-type zinc finger protein: protein MDELQMEFFKKKLNEQKKGIEGTINSMKSHGIGEQQKDDPDELSNYDNHPADLGTDLFHAQLNNALVVHEEYLLREVYDALGRIYDGTFGKCEFCGQEIEKERLEALPYTRLCIDCETSKELSMANLNRQRPVEELIWDAPFGRKYLNKREDDEFEGMDQLFDLVKYGSSDTPQDMGGYYDYEEYYTNELDRQGIVDDMDNISNEAYRRQLPD, encoded by the coding sequence ATGGATGAATTACAAATGGAATTCTTCAAAAAGAAACTTAACGAACAAAAAAAAGGTATAGAAGGAACAATAAATTCTATGAAAAGCCATGGAATAGGGGAACAACAAAAAGATGATCCTGATGAACTTTCCAATTACGACAATCATCCGGCAGATTTGGGAACGGACCTTTTTCATGCACAGTTAAACAACGCATTGGTAGTGCATGAGGAATATTTACTCAGAGAAGTATATGATGCTTTGGGAAGAATTTATGACGGAACTTTCGGTAAATGTGAATTTTGCGGTCAGGAAATAGAAAAAGAAAGACTTGAAGCTTTGCCGTATACCAGGTTGTGTATAGATTGTGAGACCAGCAAGGAGTTGTCAATGGCAAACTTAAACAGGCAGAGACCTGTAGAGGAACTTATATGGGATGCACCTTTCGGAAGGAAATATTTAAACAAAAGGGAAGATGACGAATTTGAAGGAATGGATCAATTGTTTGACCTTGTTAAATACGGTTCGTCGGATACACCGCAGGATATGGGCGGTTATTATGACTATGAGGAGTACTATACCAATGAATTGGACAGGCAGGGAATTGTGGATGATATGGATAATATATCAAATGAGGCATATAGAAGACAGCTGCCTGATTAG